One genomic window of Pigmentiphaga litoralis includes the following:
- a CDS encoding class II aldolase/adducin family protein, translating to MPTERADDVQRNELFFCPAPLADCSAAEWQARVELSACYRLMALAGITDLTYNHLSARVPDAPDQYLIKSEHLFFDEVTASSLLKYDLAGTKLSGEGQVSTGGLVIHAGILETRHDVQAVFHTHTPANIAVSAQRWGLLPISQHSTRFFNRVAYHDSNGFEFNVDGRGALRDSLGDKFVMVLRNHGLLIAGRNVPEAFYKHHFMEMACASQVAALSAGLDNLVIVPDEVAEHAALQIERKGIVDANQRDWKASIRYLDRMAPEYRT from the coding sequence ATGCCTACCGAGAGAGCCGACGATGTCCAGCGTAATGAGCTTTTCTTCTGTCCAGCCCCCCTTGCCGACTGTAGTGCCGCCGAATGGCAGGCGCGGGTCGAGTTGTCTGCCTGCTATCGCCTGATGGCCTTGGCGGGCATCACGGATCTGACGTACAACCATCTGTCGGCGCGCGTGCCCGATGCGCCCGACCAATACCTCATCAAGAGCGAACATCTCTTCTTCGATGAAGTCACCGCGTCGTCACTGCTCAAGTACGACCTCGCCGGCACCAAGCTGTCGGGCGAAGGGCAGGTCAGCACGGGCGGACTGGTCATTCATGCAGGCATTCTTGAAACGCGCCACGATGTCCAGGCGGTCTTTCATACCCACACCCCGGCCAATATCGCGGTCAGCGCGCAGCGTTGGGGACTGCTGCCGATATCGCAGCATTCGACGCGATTCTTCAATCGGGTGGCTTATCACGACTCGAACGGGTTTGAATTCAACGTCGACGGCCGAGGCGCGTTGCGCGATTCGCTGGGCGACAAGTTCGTGATGGTGCTGCGTAACCACGGGCTGCTGATCGCCGGGCGCAATGTTCCCGAAGCCTTCTACAAGCATCACTTCATGGAAATGGCGTGCGCGTCGCAGGTGGCCGCGCTCTCGGCGGGTCTCGACAACCTCGTCATCGTGCCCGATGAGGTGGCCGAGCACGCCGCGCTCCAGATCGAGCGCAAAGGCATTGTCGATGCCAATCAGCGGGACTGGAAAGCCTCGATACGGTACCTGGACCGGATGGCGCCCGAGTACCGCACCTGA
- a CDS encoding Bug family tripartite tricarboxylate transporter substrate binding protein, whose product MSSFAIWGRAALCAAALTAMSPVASSADSPYPHHAIRFLINQPPGGATDQFARMVASKLAESLGQNVIAENRGGAGGIIAADALMKSPPDGYTLLFGSSSLATLVPLIYKNLPYKPDDMQPVGALASYAMFLLVNPALPVTSVSELIALAKEKPGTLSFASGGNGATGHLAGERLRSMANIDVTHIPYKGNVLGQQDVMAGRVSFMFDFHPTSIAAVQAGRLRMLASTGKERSLLTPDVPTLDESGLPGFNIVSWYAVFAPPGTPRPIVDALNRALIAMTRTPDMQAKLRAQAFEAMELTPEEITARIQAEMAMLAPIVKQAGITAN is encoded by the coding sequence ATGTCCAGCTTTGCAATATGGGGTCGAGCCGCGCTGTGCGCCGCGGCGCTGACCGCGATGTCTCCGGTGGCATCGTCCGCCGATTCGCCCTATCCCCACCACGCCATCCGCTTTCTGATCAACCAGCCTCCTGGCGGCGCGACCGACCAGTTTGCCCGGATGGTCGCCTCCAAGCTGGCGGAAAGCCTGGGCCAGAACGTCATTGCCGAAAATCGCGGCGGCGCGGGTGGCATCATTGCTGCCGATGCGTTGATGAAGTCGCCGCCCGACGGCTACACGCTGCTGTTCGGCAGCAGTTCCCTGGCCACGCTGGTGCCGCTGATCTATAAAAACCTGCCGTACAAGCCGGATGACATGCAGCCTGTGGGCGCCCTGGCCAGCTACGCCATGTTTCTGCTGGTCAATCCCGCGTTGCCGGTGACATCGGTCAGCGAGCTGATTGCGCTGGCCAAGGAAAAACCGGGCACGCTCAGCTTTGCGTCCGGCGGCAATGGCGCTACCGGCCACCTTGCCGGCGAGCGTCTGCGCAGCATGGCGAATATCGACGTCACCCACATCCCCTACAAAGGCAATGTGCTCGGCCAGCAGGACGTCATGGCCGGCAGGGTGTCCTTCATGTTCGATTTTCATCCGACGTCCATCGCGGCCGTCCAGGCCGGTCGGCTGCGCATGCTGGCCTCGACGGGCAAAGAACGCTCGCTGCTGACGCCCGACGTGCCGACGCTGGATGAAAGCGGTCTGCCAGGCTTCAACATCGTGTCCTGGTACGCTGTGTTCGCACCGCCCGGCACGCCGCGCCCGATCGTCGACGCGTTGAATCGCGCCCTGATCGCCATGACCCGCACGCCCGACATGCAAGCCAAGCTGCGGGCGCAGGCGTTCGAAGCGATGGAGCTGACGCCGGAGGAAATCACGGCGCGCATTCAAGCGGAGATGGCGATGCTTGCGCCTATCGTGAAGCAGGCGGGCATCACCGCCAATTGA
- a CDS encoding ketopantoate reductase family protein: MKTVTIFGAGAVGGNVAVHLASAGVAEVSVVARGAHLAAIRERGLTLIQKDQRTTVRPEVATDNPADLPPQDLIIVTLKATSLPDAAPALAALRAPGAPVLFLINGIPWWWSHGLPAGHPATTVPLDLIDPARALRDGLGADAVLGGVIYSPNEVTAPGEITNRGHSRFLLGEPDGSLSPRLTSVVDLFACAGIEVAARTDLRRDIFSKLVLNVSVNPICALTGLTARERLLEPGIRDLSRALINEVIAVSHASGFPVDADLDVEALLDPAKVPDARPSMLQDVLAGRPMEVDALLGQLQVLARDRQVATPALDGVLPLLQGLNRRVTQP; this comes from the coding sequence ATGAAGACAGTGACGATCTTTGGGGCGGGCGCCGTGGGTGGCAATGTGGCCGTCCACCTGGCCTCGGCAGGCGTGGCCGAGGTGTCGGTAGTGGCGCGCGGCGCCCACCTGGCGGCGATACGCGAGCGGGGCCTGACCCTGATCCAGAAGGATCAACGCACCACGGTGCGGCCGGAGGTGGCCACCGACAACCCGGCCGACCTGCCGCCGCAGGACCTGATCATCGTGACGCTGAAGGCGACGTCCTTGCCCGACGCGGCCCCGGCGCTGGCCGCGCTGCGCGCGCCGGGTGCGCCCGTGCTGTTCCTGATCAATGGCATTCCCTGGTGGTGGTCCCACGGCCTGCCGGCTGGGCATCCGGCAACGACCGTGCCGCTCGATCTGATCGACCCGGCCCGGGCGCTGCGCGACGGCCTGGGCGCCGACGCCGTCCTGGGTGGCGTGATCTATTCGCCCAACGAGGTGACGGCCCCCGGCGAGATCACCAACCGTGGCCACAGCCGCTTCCTGCTGGGCGAACCGGACGGCAGCCTGTCGCCCCGGCTCACGTCGGTGGTCGATCTGTTTGCTTGCGCCGGCATCGAAGTGGCCGCCCGGACCGACCTGCGCCGCGACATCTTCAGCAAGCTGGTGCTGAACGTGTCGGTCAATCCGATCTGCGCGCTGACCGGGCTCACGGCGCGGGAACGCCTGCTGGAACCCGGCATCCGGGACCTGTCGCGGGCGTTGATCAACGAAGTGATTGCCGTGTCGCACGCGTCGGGCTTCCCGGTGGACGCCGATCTGGATGTGGAAGCGCTGCTCGATCCGGCCAAGGTGCCCGATGCCCGGCCGTCCATGTTGCAGGACGTGCTGGCCGGGCGGCCCATGGAAGTGGATGCGCTGCTGGGTCAGTTGCAGGTGCTGGCGCGTGACAGGCAGGTGGCCACGCCGGCGCTGGATGGGGTGCTGCCGTTGTTGCAGGGGTTGAACCGGCGGGTGACGCAACCGTAG
- the fusA gene encoding elongation factor G: MTRKTPIERYRNIGISAHIDAGKTTTTERILFYTGVNHKIGEVHDGAATMDWMEQEQERGITITSAATTAFWRGMAGNYPEHRINIIDTPGHVDFTIEVERSMRVLDGAVMVYDSVGGVQPQSETVWRQANKYAVPRIAFVNKMDRTGADFFRVQRQIGDRLKGRAVPLQIPVGAEDHFEGVIDLVKMKAIIWNDADKGVTFEYRDIPEDLQATAEEWRETMVSEAAEATEELMDKYLNGETLTEEEIKHGIRLRTVANQIVPMLCGSAFKNKGVQAMLDAVIDYLPSPVDVPAIKGMDEDDKEIERHPADDEKFSALAFKIMTDPFVGQLIFFRVYSGIVKTGDTVYNPLKGKKERLGRIVQMHANERLEIKEVHAGDIAAAVGLKDVTTGDTLSDPDSVIILERMIFPEPVISQAVEPKTQVDQEKMGIALNRLAQEDPSFRVHTDEESGQTIISGMGELHLEILVDRMKREFNVEATVGKPQVAYREAIRSKVSDVEGKFVKQSGGRGQYGHVVLTLEPQPQGKGYEFVDQIKGGVVPREYIPAVDKGIQESLKAGVLAGYPVVDIKATLTFGSYHDVDSNENAFRMAGSMAFKEGMKRATPVLLEPMMSVEVETPEDFMGNVMGDLSSRRGMVQGMEDIAGGGGKLVRAEVPLAEMFGYSTGLRSLTQGRATYTMEFKHYAEAPRNVVEQVVGQRQSR, translated from the coding sequence ATGACCCGAAAGACCCCTATTGAACGCTACCGGAACATCGGAATCAGCGCCCACATCGATGCCGGCAAGACCACCACGACCGAGCGCATCCTGTTCTACACCGGGGTCAATCACAAAATTGGCGAAGTGCATGATGGCGCCGCCACCATGGACTGGATGGAACAGGAGCAGGAACGCGGCATCACCATCACGTCGGCTGCCACGACCGCCTTCTGGCGCGGCATGGCGGGCAACTATCCCGAACATCGCATCAACATCATCGACACCCCGGGGCACGTGGACTTCACGATTGAAGTCGAACGTTCCATGCGCGTGCTCGACGGCGCCGTGATGGTCTATGACTCGGTGGGCGGCGTGCAGCCCCAATCGGAAACCGTATGGCGGCAGGCGAACAAGTACGCCGTGCCACGGATCGCGTTCGTCAACAAGATGGACCGGACCGGTGCGGACTTTTTTCGCGTGCAGCGCCAGATCGGCGACCGCCTGAAGGGCCGCGCCGTACCGCTGCAGATTCCCGTGGGCGCCGAAGACCACTTCGAAGGCGTGATCGACCTCGTCAAGATGAAAGCCATCATCTGGAATGACGCCGACAAGGGCGTGACGTTCGAGTATCGCGACATCCCCGAAGACCTGCAGGCGACCGCCGAAGAGTGGCGCGAGACCATGGTGTCCGAAGCGGCCGAGGCCACCGAAGAACTCATGGACAAGTACCTGAACGGCGAGACGCTGACGGAAGAGGAAATCAAGCACGGCATCCGCCTGCGGACCGTGGCGAACCAGATCGTCCCGATGTTGTGCGGCAGCGCGTTCAAGAACAAGGGCGTGCAGGCCATGCTGGATGCCGTCATCGACTACCTGCCGTCGCCGGTGGACGTGCCCGCCATCAAGGGCATGGACGAAGACGACAAGGAAATCGAACGCCATCCGGCCGACGACGAGAAGTTCTCCGCGCTTGCGTTCAAGATCATGACCGACCCGTTCGTGGGCCAGCTGATCTTTTTCCGCGTGTACTCGGGCATCGTCAAGACCGGCGACACCGTCTACAACCCGCTCAAGGGCAAGAAGGAACGCCTGGGCCGCATCGTGCAGATGCATGCGAACGAACGGCTCGAGATCAAGGAAGTGCACGCCGGCGACATCGCGGCAGCGGTTGGCCTGAAGGACGTCACGACGGGCGACACGCTGAGCGATCCCGACAGCGTCATCATCCTGGAACGCATGATCTTCCCCGAGCCCGTGATTTCGCAGGCCGTGGAACCGAAGACCCAGGTCGACCAGGAAAAGATGGGCATTGCACTGAACCGGCTGGCCCAGGAAGACCCGTCGTTCCGCGTGCATACCGACGAGGAATCCGGCCAGACCATCATTTCCGGGATGGGCGAGCTGCACCTGGAAATCCTGGTTGACCGGATGAAGCGCGAGTTCAACGTCGAAGCCACCGTCGGCAAGCCGCAGGTGGCCTATCGCGAGGCGATCCGGTCCAAGGTGTCGGATGTCGAGGGCAAGTTCGTCAAACAGTCGGGCGGTCGCGGTCAGTACGGTCACGTGGTGCTGACGCTCGAACCCCAGCCGCAAGGCAAGGGCTACGAGTTCGTCGACCAGATCAAGGGCGGCGTGGTGCCGCGCGAGTACATCCCGGCGGTCGACAAGGGCATCCAGGAATCCTTGAAGGCCGGCGTGCTGGCGGGCTACCCCGTGGTCGACATCAAGGCGACGCTGACCTTCGGTTCGTACCATGACGTGGACTCGAACGAAAACGCGTTCCGGATGGCCGGGTCGATGGCGTTCAAGGAAGGCATGAAGCGCGCGACGCCCGTGCTGCTCGAGCCGATGATGAGTGTCGAAGTGGAAACGCCCGAGGACTTCATGGGCAACGTGATGGGCGACCTGTCGTCGCGCCGCGGGATGGTGCAAGGCATGGAAGACATCGCGGGCGGCGGCGGCAAGCTGGTGCGCGCCGAAGTGCCGCTGGCCGAGATGTTCGGATATTCGACCGGCCTGCGGTCGCTGACCCAGGGCCGTGCCACGTACACAATGGAGTTCAAGCATTACGCGGAAGCCCCGCGCAATGTCGTCGAACAGGTGGTCGGGCAGCGGCAGTCGCGTTGA
- a CDS encoding ketopantoate reductase family protein, translating to MQTVTVFGAGAVGGNVAVKLATSGVAKVSVVARGEHLKAIQTRGLTLVRDGTRTTAHVEHATDDASELPPQDLVIVTLKATALSGAAEALARLRAPGAPVLFLTNGIPWWWAHGLPAAHPSSGASLDLLDPSRTLRDRLGAESVLGGVIYSPNEVIEPGVIVNRARNHYVLGEPDGSLSARLEAVRALFAAAGIEVATHTELRREIFGKLILNASGNPVAALTRLTTRERLEDTDLRDLSARIIDEVMAVGVALDCPLDPDVDIDEQLDPARVKGLRPSMLQDALAGRTMEVDAMLGQIQVFARHAGLPTPTLDVVLALVRGLNQHLAQSRT from the coding sequence ATGCAGACAGTGACCGTGTTCGGTGCGGGCGCCGTGGGCGGCAACGTCGCGGTCAAGCTCGCCACGTCCGGCGTGGCCAAGGTATCGGTCGTGGCACGAGGTGAGCACCTGAAAGCCATCCAGACCCGGGGCCTGACCCTGGTCCGCGACGGCACCCGGACCACGGCGCATGTCGAGCACGCCACCGACGACGCTTCCGAACTGCCTCCGCAAGACCTGGTGATCGTGACCTTGAAGGCCACCGCCCTGTCCGGCGCGGCCGAAGCACTGGCCAGACTGCGCGCCCCCGGCGCGCCTGTCCTGTTCCTGACCAACGGCATTCCCTGGTGGTGGGCCCATGGCCTGCCGGCGGCCCATCCGTCGTCCGGCGCGTCGCTCGATCTGCTGGACCCGTCACGCACGTTGCGCGACAGGCTGGGCGCCGAGTCGGTGCTGGGGGGCGTGATCTATTCCCCGAATGAAGTGATCGAACCCGGCGTGATCGTCAACCGAGCGCGCAATCACTACGTGCTTGGTGAGCCCGACGGCAGCCTGTCGGCGCGCCTGGAGGCCGTGCGGGCGCTGTTCGCCGCCGCGGGTATCGAGGTCGCCACCCACACCGAGTTGCGCCGCGAAATCTTCGGCAAGCTGATCCTGAATGCGTCGGGCAACCCCGTTGCTGCCCTGACCCGGCTCACCACCCGGGAACGGCTTGAAGACACCGACCTGCGCGACCTGTCCGCGCGCATCATCGACGAAGTCATGGCGGTCGGCGTGGCGCTCGACTGTCCCCTGGACCCGGATGTGGACATCGATGAGCAACTGGACCCGGCGCGCGTCAAGGGCTTGCGGCCGTCCATGTTGCAAGACGCGTTGGCGGGAAGGACGATGGAAGTCGACGCCATGCTCGGACAAATCCAGGTATTCGCGCGTCACGCAGGGCTGCCCACTCCGACGCTGGACGTGGTGCTCGCCCTGGTGCGTGGGCTCAACCAGCACCTGGCGCAGTCCAGGACGTAG
- a CDS encoding TonB-dependent siderophore receptor, producing MAPPLAMAPAMAMAMAAPPSTPAPATLPAINVQAGSAAEERAAFNPVTPPQVNKSTFGLNETPQSITVVPRAVLDSQQAQSLADALRNVPGVVAQTFGRRGWDDLIIRGQVASDALFLDGLRTGANNRVAEELYGIDRVEVVKGPASLLYGQVLPGGLVNMVSKRPQASAFADADLTVGSYGLRQGTIDLGRPLSENGKAAFRLNGLVMNSDDPTDAVYFRTRHIAPSLSFDLGPRTDFTLLASYQEREYLRQQGLPLSGSVYPNVNGRLPLDRFTAEPGQKPYRAYQSRVGYALTHRFDSGWTLRQTVRRQDYTMSGQFVTNTSLAANSTSLRRGATDQAFNGATSGIDTHVQRVFATRFGTHELTLGNDYIHTEEATLQKTCTVANLNVYNPVYGSPVVCPATYRTDNVTTIRSLGVYARDQVRFGERWTVVSGLRRDQTATYTTNNLNGGYQSNPASKTTGSAAVMVEVARGVRPYVSYATSFYPNTGTDVQARLFAPESGRQWEAGVKVDLDDGATAVTLAAFDLRRRNVLQADPLNTGYNLAIGEQRTRGAELGLASDLRNGLSLFGGYAFTAGEITEDGAGAAATTVGQPLNNVARHHLTVSGRYRFSNALRGWELNAGVRGEAKRYAYGYELPGYMVGDVGVGYTADAWRAALTIRNVLDQRYYAGGLAAAVAAGNPRTVMLTVGYRYR from the coding sequence ATGGCCCCGCCGCTGGCAATGGCGCCCGCGATGGCGATGGCGATGGCGGCGCCGCCGTCGACGCCCGCCCCGGCCACCTTGCCGGCCATCAACGTGCAAGCCGGCAGCGCTGCCGAAGAACGCGCCGCGTTCAATCCGGTGACACCGCCGCAGGTCAACAAGTCCACCTTCGGTTTGAACGAAACGCCGCAGTCGATCACCGTCGTGCCGCGGGCAGTGCTGGACAGCCAGCAAGCGCAGTCCCTGGCGGACGCGCTGCGCAACGTGCCGGGAGTGGTGGCGCAAACCTTTGGCCGGCGCGGATGGGATGACCTGATCATTCGCGGCCAGGTCGCGTCCGACGCCCTCTTCCTGGACGGCCTGCGTACGGGCGCCAACAACCGCGTGGCCGAAGAACTGTACGGCATTGATCGCGTTGAAGTGGTCAAGGGGCCGGCATCACTGCTGTATGGTCAGGTGCTGCCCGGTGGCCTGGTCAACATGGTCAGCAAGCGGCCGCAGGCCAGTGCCTTTGCCGATGCCGACCTGACCGTGGGCAGCTATGGTCTGCGCCAGGGAACGATCGATCTGGGCCGTCCACTGTCCGAGAATGGCAAGGCGGCCTTCCGGCTCAATGGGCTCGTCATGAACAGCGACGACCCGACCGACGCCGTGTATTTCCGCACCCGTCACATTGCGCCGTCCTTGTCGTTCGACCTGGGTCCACGCACTGACTTCACCCTGCTCGCCAGCTATCAGGAACGCGAGTATCTGCGCCAGCAAGGCCTGCCGCTGTCGGGGTCGGTCTATCCGAACGTCAATGGCCGCCTCCCGCTGGATCGTTTTACCGCCGAGCCGGGCCAGAAGCCCTACCGCGCCTACCAGTCGCGGGTGGGCTATGCGCTGACCCATCGTTTCGATTCCGGCTGGACACTGCGGCAGACCGTGCGCCGCCAGGACTACACGATGTCGGGCCAGTTCGTGACCAATACGTCGCTGGCGGCCAACAGCACCAGCCTGCGCCGCGGCGCGACGGACCAGGCCTTCAACGGGGCCACCAGCGGCATCGACACGCATGTCCAGCGCGTGTTCGCCACACGGTTCGGCACGCACGAACTTACCCTGGGCAACGATTACATCCACACCGAAGAAGCCACGCTGCAAAAGACCTGCACGGTGGCCAATCTGAACGTCTACAACCCGGTCTATGGCAGCCCCGTGGTCTGCCCCGCCACCTATCGCACCGACAACGTGACCACGATCCGGTCGCTAGGGGTGTATGCCCGCGACCAGGTCAGATTCGGTGAGCGCTGGACCGTCGTGTCCGGCCTGCGGCGGGACCAGACCGCCACCTACACGACGAACAACCTGAATGGCGGCTACCAATCGAACCCTGCCTCCAAGACGACGGGATCCGCTGCGGTAATGGTCGAAGTGGCGCGCGGCGTGCGGCCGTATGTCAGCTACGCCACGTCGTTTTACCCGAACACCGGGACCGATGTGCAGGCGCGACTCTTCGCCCCGGAAAGCGGGCGTCAGTGGGAAGCCGGGGTCAAAGTGGATCTGGACGATGGCGCCACCGCCGTGACGCTGGCCGCCTTCGACCTGCGCCGCCGTAACGTGCTGCAGGCCGACCCGCTCAACACTGGCTACAACCTTGCCATTGGCGAGCAGCGGACACGTGGCGCCGAGCTGGGCCTAGCGTCCGACCTGCGTAATGGCCTGAGTCTGTTTGGCGGCTACGCATTTACCGCAGGGGAGATCACCGAGGACGGCGCCGGCGCGGCGGCCACCACCGTCGGCCAGCCCCTGAACAACGTGGCGCGTCATCACCTGACGGTGTCCGGACGATACCGGTTCAGCAATGCCTTGCGCGGATGGGAGCTGAATGCGGGCGTGCGTGGCGAAGCGAAACGTTATGCGTATGGCTACGAATTGCCGGGGTATATGGTGGGAGACGTCGGTGTCGGCTACACGGCCGATGCGTGGCGGGCGGCGTTGACGATCCGGAACGTGCTGGATCAACGCTATTACGCGGGCGGTCTGGCGGCGGCAGTGGCAGCGGGAAATCCACGGACGGTCATGCTGACCGTGGGATACCGGTATCGGTAG